In Crassostrea angulata isolate pt1a10 chromosome 4, ASM2561291v2, whole genome shotgun sequence, one genomic interval encodes:
- the LOC128180661 gene encoding mid1-interacting protein 1A-like — MSESRISNGSGEQKPSQSLLTVLNKFVQAVNVMDDTVMIPSRLKDMEMGSKNPEIREENNNMALMPIMNPGTDLYSFYKLLNSIKKEIISGSPGAVEEKAVTSSDSEDDTSNDSSNQTAELFRHHLQGLYNVMDQLTNTAKALTDKYETEFVGEGSTRSISSFAI; from the coding sequence ATGTCGGAGAGTCGGATATCGAACGGCTCTGGCGAACAGAAGCCGAGCCAATCGCTGCTGACGGTTCTCAATAAATTTGTCCAGGCGGTGAATGTTATGGACGATACGGTGATGATCCCGAGTCGCCTAAAGGATATGGAAATGGGATCCAAAAATCCGGAAATCCGAGAGGAAAACAACAACATGGCGCTGATGCCCATTATGAATCCAGGAACCGATTTATATAGTTTCTACAAACTGTTGAATTCAATCAAAAAGGAGATCATTAGCGGGAGTCCCGGGGCCGTGGAAGAGAAAGCTGTGACGTCATCAGACTCGGAGGACGATACCTCGAATGACTCTTCCAACCAGACGGCCGAATTGTTTCGTCATCATCTGCAGGGACTTTATAACGTCATGGACCAACTGACCAATACAGCAAAGGCGCTGACGGACAAATACGAGACTGAGTTCGTTGGGGAGGGGTCGACACGGTCCATTTCTTCGTTCGCTATCTGA
- the LOC128181506 gene encoding uncharacterized protein LOC128181506, with translation MQTRGRNIDFKKLSEGQTEEENKRKLRKASKCYVYENKFNVERLICKRKDGLIQKYLVKWESYSEYECTWEPWFHLPKIILDDFSTPKIEIDPDTLQEISDEFRTAVQARLSQRVGSHFYISSTFDSFRRLFHNRGTEVQKGRKLLQRDDFSGLLLPEDWDIFVYTKLGEGRAVSFPIKVTPTLRWSKKCYRVVSGSLVEAPRRPLESWKVEISTARYHV, from the exons ATGCAAACGCGAGGACGTAATATTGACTTTAAAAAGTTGTCGGAGGGTCAAACAGAAGAGGAGAATAAAAGGAAACTTAGGAAAGCATCCAAGTGTTATGtgtatgaaaacaaatttaatgtagAGAGGCTCATATGTAAACGAAAAGATGGATTG ATTCAGAAATACCTAGTAAAGTGGGAGTCGTATTCGGAGTACGAATGTACCTGGGAGCCTTGGTTCCATTTGCCCAAAATAATTTTAGACGATTTCAGTACGCCAAAAATTGAG ATAGATCCAGACACTTTGCAGGAAATATCCGACGAGTTCCGCACCGCAGTGCAGGCCAGACTTTCACAAAGGGTTGGGTCCCACTTCTACATTTCCTCAACGTTTGATTCCTTCCGCCGTTTGTTCCATAACAGAGGAACGGAGGTCCAAAAGGGGAGAAAACTTCTACAGAGAGACGATTTTAGTGGATTATTGCTTCCAGAGGACTGGGACATTTTTGTATACACGAAACTGGGAGAGGGACGAGCTGTTTCGTTTCCAATCAAAGTAACGCCGACTCTAAGGTGGAGTAAAAAATGCTATAGAGTAGTGTCTGGGTCCTTGGTTGAAGCCCCACGAAGGCCACTGGAGTCATGGAAAGTTGAAATTAGTACTGCCAGATACCATGTTTAA
- the LOC128180938 gene encoding monocarboxylate transporter 9-like isoform X1, producing MFYGWIVVLAAAIIRILVYGISYTSGVVYVVILENFKTGAAETSWISSLITAMTFLVTPLAGVLVNRFGWRIVTFGGGILTCAGLLLSTVSTNLAMLCLFYGIVTGAGCGVAYMSGSLAVPKYFQHKKIQNLAVGVASAGGGVGSFLFPPIVRYLDNEYGWKGMFMIQGGIALHICAFGLLYRPLPNRDENENPTKKVRRQSSVHVPEPNDWTFLRSAVFHFVSVNNFLFSFGASIIYGHLAAYAQFHLQINKNDAAFLYSVIGISITIAKITQGLVADFHTVHPIFKAINQYILFYTIGGIATAFLLLDAGYAGLVIYCIFFGTSMGANGGSLIPAILMEMFGQNKLSLPYGVVLAEMAIGQTLGAPAAGWMYEKLKNYHYPFIMASVSMLLSALIMIYPRRYLMRPHRENNSIVIDIEVPAVENDKSLEEIEATEATSFIDEKNTNLIQDGLITDPYDSIVSNILKADDVKDVGDQGEALAENTYLMPDDDKNVISNRRRSTDDFPNM from the exons atgttCTACGGGTGGATTGTGGTCCTGGCCGCCGCCATTATAAGGATTCTGGTCTATGGAATCTCCTACACTTCCGGTGTAGTGTATGTCGTCATTCTTGAGAACTTCAAGACAGGGGCTGCAGAAACGTCATGGATTTCGTCATTAATTACCGCTATGACGTTTTTAGTCA CGCCCCTAGCGGGTGTTTTAGTTAACAGATTCGGATGGCGAATTGTGACCTTTGGCGGGGGGATATTGACCTGCGCGGGACTTCTGCTGAGTACTGTATCTACAAACCTGGCCATGCTGTGCTTGTTTTATGGAATTGTCACAG GTGCAGGATGTGGAGTCGCCTATATGAGCGGAAGTCTTGCTGTACCAAAATATTTCCAGCacaagaaaattcaaaatcttGCTGTTGGTGTAGCTTCGGCAGGAGGTGGGGTGGGCTCCTTTCTCTTTCCGCCGATCGTGCGATATCTGGACAATGAATACGGATGGAAAGGAATGTTTATGATTCAAGGTGGAATTGCGCTTCATATTTGTGCATTTGGTCTTCTATACAGACCGCTCCCAAATCGAGACGAAAACGAAAACCCAACAAAAAAAGTCAGACGACAGAGTTCTGTGCACGTGCCTGAACCAAACGATTGGACATTTCTTCGCAGCGCTGTGTTCCACTTTGTCTCTGTGAAcaattttctgttttcattcGGTGCGTCCATCATATACGGGCACCTGGCTGCCTATGCACAGTTTCATCTCCAGATCAACAAAAACGACGCAGCGTTCCTGTACTCAGTTATCGGAATCTCCATTACGATTGCCAAGATCACTCAAGGTCTAGTCGCAGATTTCCACACTGTTCACCCGATCTTTAAAGCCATCAACCagtatattcttttttatactATCGGAGGCATAGCGACAGCGTTTTTATTGCTGGATGCTGGGTATGCCGGATTGGTtatatattgcatattttttggaACGAGTATGGGAGCCAATGGCGGATCCTTGATTCCCGCCATTCTGATGGAGATGTTTGGTCAGAATAAGCTCTCCCTGCCTTATGGGGTAGTTTTAGCTGAAATGGCTATCGGACAAACTCTAGGAGCACCAGCTGCAG gATGGatgtatgaaaaattaaagaactACCATTATCCCTTTATTATGGCTTCGGTGTCCATGCTACTGAGTGCCCTCATAATGATCTACCCTCGACGATATCTAATGAGGCCCCATAGGGAAAATAATTCCATCGTAATAGACATTGAGGTACCTGCAGTGGAAAACGACAAATCTTTGGAAGAGATCGAGGCGACGGAAGCTACAAGTTTTATTGATGAGAAAAACACCAACCTTATTCAAGATGGTTTAATTACAGATCCTTATGATTCAATCGTATCGAATATTTTAAAAGCAGACGACGTAAAAGATGTTGGAGATCAAGGAGAGGCACTAGCTGAGAACACATACCTTATGCCAGATGACGACAAGAATGTTATTTCTAACAGACGAAGGTCGACGGATGATTTTCCGAATATGTAA
- the LOC128180938 gene encoding monocarboxylate transporter 14-like isoform X2: MLCLFYGIVTGAGCGVAYMSGSLAVPKYFQHKKIQNLAVGVASAGGGVGSFLFPPIVRYLDNEYGWKGMFMIQGGIALHICAFGLLYRPLPNRDENENPTKKVRRQSSVHVPEPNDWTFLRSAVFHFVSVNNFLFSFGASIIYGHLAAYAQFHLQINKNDAAFLYSVIGISITIAKITQGLVADFHTVHPIFKAINQYILFYTIGGIATAFLLLDAGYAGLVIYCIFFGTSMGANGGSLIPAILMEMFGQNKLSLPYGVVLAEMAIGQTLGAPAAGWMYEKLKNYHYPFIMASVSMLLSALIMIYPRRYLMRPHRENNSIVIDIEVPAVENDKSLEEIEATEATSFIDEKNTNLIQDGLITDPYDSIVSNILKADDVKDVGDQGEALAENTYLMPDDDKNVISNRRRSTDDFPNM; the protein is encoded by the exons ATGCTGTGCTTGTTTTATGGAATTGTCACAG GTGCAGGATGTGGAGTCGCCTATATGAGCGGAAGTCTTGCTGTACCAAAATATTTCCAGCacaagaaaattcaaaatcttGCTGTTGGTGTAGCTTCGGCAGGAGGTGGGGTGGGCTCCTTTCTCTTTCCGCCGATCGTGCGATATCTGGACAATGAATACGGATGGAAAGGAATGTTTATGATTCAAGGTGGAATTGCGCTTCATATTTGTGCATTTGGTCTTCTATACAGACCGCTCCCAAATCGAGACGAAAACGAAAACCCAACAAAAAAAGTCAGACGACAGAGTTCTGTGCACGTGCCTGAACCAAACGATTGGACATTTCTTCGCAGCGCTGTGTTCCACTTTGTCTCTGTGAAcaattttctgttttcattcGGTGCGTCCATCATATACGGGCACCTGGCTGCCTATGCACAGTTTCATCTCCAGATCAACAAAAACGACGCAGCGTTCCTGTACTCAGTTATCGGAATCTCCATTACGATTGCCAAGATCACTCAAGGTCTAGTCGCAGATTTCCACACTGTTCACCCGATCTTTAAAGCCATCAACCagtatattcttttttatactATCGGAGGCATAGCGACAGCGTTTTTATTGCTGGATGCTGGGTATGCCGGATTGGTtatatattgcatattttttggaACGAGTATGGGAGCCAATGGCGGATCCTTGATTCCCGCCATTCTGATGGAGATGTTTGGTCAGAATAAGCTCTCCCTGCCTTATGGGGTAGTTTTAGCTGAAATGGCTATCGGACAAACTCTAGGAGCACCAGCTGCAG gATGGatgtatgaaaaattaaagaactACCATTATCCCTTTATTATGGCTTCGGTGTCCATGCTACTGAGTGCCCTCATAATGATCTACCCTCGACGATATCTAATGAGGCCCCATAGGGAAAATAATTCCATCGTAATAGACATTGAGGTACCTGCAGTGGAAAACGACAAATCTTTGGAAGAGATCGAGGCGACGGAAGCTACAAGTTTTATTGATGAGAAAAACACCAACCTTATTCAAGATGGTTTAATTACAGATCCTTATGATTCAATCGTATCGAATATTTTAAAAGCAGACGACGTAAAAGATGTTGGAGATCAAGGAGAGGCACTAGCTGAGAACACATACCTTATGCCAGATGACGACAAGAATGTTATTTCTAACAGACGAAGGTCGACGGATGATTTTCCGAATATGTAA